The following are encoded in a window of Haloarcula hispanica ATCC 33960 genomic DNA:
- a CDS encoding Zn-ribbon domain-containing OB-fold protein, translating into MTDGGLDATDPRTLPGFFDALADGELLGGVCADCGQVLLPPRPACYACGSRDVDVEPQSPEGQIFSYTAVHTPPPAFEADAPYTVAVVELADGGRLLGRVAADYADVTIGDPVELTVREPTATEREVALDYESDWPVHVFEPR; encoded by the coding sequence ATGACTGACGGCGGCCTTGATGCAACCGACCCGCGGACGCTGCCGGGCTTCTTCGACGCGCTCGCCGATGGCGAACTCCTGGGCGGGGTCTGTGCGGACTGTGGACAGGTCCTGTTGCCGCCGCGACCGGCCTGCTACGCCTGTGGCAGTCGCGACGTCGACGTCGAACCGCAGTCACCCGAGGGCCAGATCTTCTCGTACACGGCAGTCCACACGCCGCCGCCGGCGTTCGAAGCGGACGCGCCCTACACGGTCGCCGTGGTGGAACTCGCGGACGGTGGCCGCTTGCTTGGCCGCGTTGCCGCCGACTACGCCGACGTCACCATCGGTGACCCGGTCGAACTCACGGTGCGGGAGCCGACGGCCACAGAGCGTGAGGTCGCGCTCGACTACGAGAGCGACTGGCCGGTCCACGTCTTCGAACCGCGGTGA